The Hippoglossus hippoglossus isolate fHipHip1 chromosome 21, fHipHip1.pri, whole genome shotgun sequence genomic sequence CCATGTGACAATCGAAAAAGCATGTCCCAAGTGTCTGTGGCTCTTGAGGGACTGTAGTTAACACAACCAATAATTCTGGTAATTAATTGACGCCATAGGCTGATGTACCGGTCTGACACTAACCAGAGTGCACCCTGCCCATGTCATTTTGCCAAAGAGTAGtctgctcttgctagcttttttCACgcttaccaaccctagctttaattaTATTCTAGTATTTTGTCGTCACACTCTGTAAGCATGTTTAActagaaacatttttaaattctatttaCCGTGGCATCCTGGATGTTTCCTTGAGTAAGAGTGATATTCAAGCCCTCTTTGGTTGTCACTTGACCCAAGCAGTTTGGGTCAGATTGGGTAGATCTAGCCTGTGTCAGACGTGGAGACGCGGTTTGAAGAGTGACTCCACTATTTCCAAATTCACTTTTGACAGCTCTCTCCATAGCCTGAACAGCAGCGTCGTCATTGTTAACCAAATGGATCTCCTTCAGGGTGTTGTCATTATACTTCTCATCACAGTGTTCCTTCACTGCCTTGATGATGGTCAACGCACACAAATCAAGACGAAAGCTTTGGGTTCTGCTGATGGTGGGCAGAGCCACAGTGATGCAGCCATGCCTTTCAGCAAGTTCCAGGCTTCCTTTAACAGCTCTTTTCAACTGTGCATGAGACTTCTGGGGTGCAGATGGATCAAAGACGGGTCCAAATGCATGGATAACTTTTTTGCAACGAAGCCGTCCTCCAGCATCAGTAATGACACAGTCTCCAGGCTTGAGCTGTCCTCTCAGGTTAATTATTTTGTCGCATTCAACCTGCAACTGAGGTCCAGCAGCATTCAACAGTGCTGCTCCAAGACCCCCGTCGTGTTTCAGCTGCTGATTAGAAGAATTGACAACTGCGTCCACTGGGTAACTGCACAGATCTGCCTTGCAAACAGCTATTTCAACACCATCAGATGTCTGAAGCCGATATACAGGTTTTGGTCCCTGGCTTTGGGCCAAATCATTCTGCCCACCACTTGTCTCATCAACTAGTTGGACCAAGCAGCCAGTGTTGCCAAACAGTGAGGTCACGTACATAGTTTCTTTATCCTGGAAGAACTTCTTCACCCCAGGTTTGGTGACGTTTACACTTTCAAAGATCAAAGACTGGACCAAGTTTTCAAATAAGGTCTTGCAATTTGTGACATCAACTCTGGAACCATTGAGACAGATGGCCTCGTTTCTGAAAGACACTGTCACTTTGTCTTTGAATTGCTCCAAAAAAgatgttttgcattttttaatGTACTCAATGATGGCATTGGACTTGACATCAACACTTTCTTCAACTTTGGCATTCTGCTTTAAGAAGTTCTCAAGCGCACTGCTGACATTCATGACATTACTCTTGTGGCCACTCACAACAACTTGTTTACCAGTGCAGAGGACCTGGAGTCTCCTGCATGACTTGCTGTTGGCATCTTGTAATTGTCTGACCAGATCCTGCCATGCCAGAGTCTTCAGGACACTGCAATCTTCTACACTGATGTTCTGAGACATCAAAAGCTTTTTCAGATGGTCTTCAGCTTTGGTCAGATCTCTGTCAGAAAAAGCAAGGAGCTCCACTCTCTGTGCACTGATCTCAAATGCTGCATCTATTCCGTCAGATGTCAGCAGGGCCTTTGTAAGCTCATCTTGCTCTTCCAACCTCAGCAAGTCAAGCACAGATTTATCCATTTCTAAATTCATTCgttttaatgaatattttgCCTCGCGTATCACTTTGTCTGCTTCCAAAATCTCATCTCTTAAACCAGTTACAGTCAAATCTGGACTGTCTTTTGTGAAGGACATTTTGAGTTCTGGGTACAAACGTATCAATTTGTCCTGAAGACCATCTTGACACAGGAGGTGGAATATTGATGGggacactttgatgacatcGGTCTTCATCGCTTTTTCCCTCTGCACCCTTCCCTCAATTTTGTTGATGGTTTTACGAAGACTTTGCTCCAGTTTATTGACATCATCCACAAAGCCAACCACTGACAAGACACCGCTGGCTTTATCATGCACTAAAGTCACATCCTTGTTCTGTAGCATGTGTCCGATATTCTCCACACACTCTTCCAATACCTCTGAATCTGGCTGAAACTTCAGGGATTTGAATTTTGACAAAGCTTGTGCAAAGGCTGACCCCACGGTACTGCTCCACTCTTTAATGATGGCTTTGGCATCTTTTTGGCCAAGAATTGAAGGTACGGGGCTCAAGACCACAGCAGATCCTCCGTGTTTTACATTACAGAAGTGTTTAGCTAAGTCACTGTGAATGGTCTCTAATGCTGATTTATGGTCATTTAGGTATCTCCACACAGCATTGTCAGTGGGTTCAGAGATGGCAGCGGGGAGTTTTAAGGAGGGCCTGTCTTTGCCATAGAGAGCTGCTCCCAAAGATGAATAGAAAGGATAAACTCTGAACTCTTCCTGTTGGATGTGATGCTTCTCCTTCACGACTTTCTGAGCAgctatagaaaaaaaacattaactgtCAAATCGTCCAGAATTGATATAAAGGTGTTAATCTCTGATTATCATTGTGCTGCATTTATATGGACACAGTAATATTCAACGTGTACTATAACTGTGTTACCTTGATTGTCTTTGAAGGTGACGACAAACTGTTCCCCTTCATTAAGCAGAACACTTTCCACATCCTCACCTGCATTCTCGAAATACAGGTGGAGGAAATCTTTCTCGAACTTTTGGGTGTCTTCGATTGCAACTTGCTTAGTGACTTCAAGAGGCCGGACTGACAATCCCTTACTTGTGAACATCCTGTTTTGAGGGCATCTTGCCACAAAGTCAGCGCTTTCTGTGGGATAGTGATAAAAAGTCAGGCAGTTAGGCAATAACCTACGATAGAGTTTTTAAGACCCCTTAAAGGACAAAAGaaattttcaaaaataaagtaGCGGTATGATGAGAATGAAATCAAAATTGAACGAGAATTAAGTCGTAGTAAAATGACAAACTAAAAATGAGTAATTTTTAACTACAATAAAGTCATGATATTATGAGAATTCTGTTATAATTTTAGGCTACGAATCATTATACAAGGGGATCAAATGATCAGCTTGTTGtctgttaaaatgaggaatgtgcaGCATCTTATTAAGTTATACATTAGTATAGGTTTCATGTTACTTGATCTTTCGGCACATGAGCACCACATTAATGTGGTAGTGTCAGGGCTCTAAAAGGTTGTGTAAGAAACTGTCTATTTcaaagaaagaaccacacacgcttggaggaaattgcctcttttgtggagaagaaaatgtttgatgGTGGTCGACTGTAAATCGTTGGTTACAACTGTGTGATATTCAAAGGGATTTCATAAGCTGCTTTCCGCCATAAGCATAATTCTTGAGAtccaaatgtctgagtgagagcctccggactttctgcagagtttctcttttggtgataagggcagaCGCCAATGTCGATTTGGCgcgatctctgcagcagaattaatacgttacatcctgcctctgtctgctgcaccacccctcacctgaacactccagagatttATGTGTTGTtgcctgagcagagaatctcctgttgTGAAGACGGTtatagtttctcaagaaacaatgagattggttcaaTATTTTGGATCCAGATGGAGTGAAACTCGGAGAGCATgggttctccttgctgcttgTTTCCTAAAAgtaatatattgtattgtagTATAATGGTTTTTTCCTCGTAATATTATGatattttttctcattaaattacgcCTTAAATCTCGTAATATCACTTTTTTACAACATATtctcaaaatctttttttcttcaatacgGCCCTAATATACCTTTTCATAAAATGGCGCCAACATATTTGCCAAGGAGGAGTTGAGGGTTCATACAACACATGTTTTCAgataaacacaatttttttatattacctTAAAAGAGTCAATAAGAAAACTCTTTAATGATACGTTTTTCCGGTTCTATTGTTGCAATTGATCAATAAAGTAGAATTTGGCAGATACAGGACatcatgcatttgtttttgttggcaATAGTATGTAACTCTTCATGGTTAGGATGGTGAGGATGTTTTATAGTGGTCtgagaaaatgcagaaaagtaATTTCTTAGTACCTGCAGGATCTAATTTATGGTGTAGTTCAGCTTGGTGTTGTCTCCCTGACTGCATTGATCATGTTAGGGTTAAGGATTCAGGGTTAAGTGTCATCAGTTTATCATGGTGTGTCGTGCTGTAAATATCTCCCATAAATTTACttggtatttttcttttttagcatTATTATAATAAGAGATATGCTGAAGATGATACCGATGCGCTCAATTGAAAGGCAACCTCTGtacaagttgtgttttttggaaCTATTATTAcacgcataaacacacacaacacacacacagtaagcaAATACCTTTTCCACTCTCGAAAGTAACCACAACAGAGGAGATGCCATGAATGATTTCCAACGTGAAAGAGGCAGATGGGGATTTCGGTTCCTTCATAATGTTCTCCACCAGCATCTCCAAAATGAACAGGCTCATGTCCTCAGAAACATTCCCTAAAACAGCCGAGGTGGAGCACAGCGTTTCCTCTGCTGCTACATCGTCTCTGCCTTTGGCCTCCGCCTGAACTTCAGCTGTGAGTTGATGAAGATTAAGTGATTGAACACACATTTCTTAATGAAGTAAGATAATAGAGTAACACAAACAATTAATGAAATGTCTTATTTGTGGGAAAGCTTATTCTGGGTGTTAGCTCATAAGccgtttttcagacatgacctcagCATAAagttttcactttcacacatgcacaactcaACGGGGTTTTTTTTGCACAGAAGCATTAAAAGCAGCAACAAATTTGcgttattcaggcgagaggtgcAGCACCTCTTTACCgttgtcagctcttatcaccaaatttgttttcttttttcatttttgtgtctgtcacaaGTTAAAAAACgtcatcatgtttattttttccagtctgggtttctgtaaaaaaaacatggcggcctctgtagagaggacccactcccgatgtaaatttaaagtaattaaatataaagggcccattctagggcaaagaaaacaacaattcatacaatttagaaaaacacaagagaaaacacaaccaggattattttatattcaatttctgcccaTGGATCCCTTTTACAGTGAAGGCAGATGATTTACAGAAAATCAGCAGCAGTCTGTTTCATTATCTGAGCTGCATCAATACACATTACTTTCTGATGAGTCACAGTTTCAAACAATTTCGACACTAAAGGGCTGTGCTTATTTAGTTTCCTGTAATTAAGGTTCATATGAAGCCTGAATATCAACCCAAACATGATACAActaagcaaaagaaaaagagagtgagagacaaagGGCAGGGTGGAGAGaatcaaaactaaaactaactgtgtgtgtggtttgacaCTGCAAGTCTGAGTTAATTTAtctgtaacaaacaaacacaaaaatagtCAGAGTAAGAAACATACTGGTGTGACTTACATTTCTTGTTGACATTATCCGATGGAACTTCCCGTTTCTGACAGTACACAAAAAAACGATTTAAGTCAcaactgtgttttaatttgtcttcttGTGTAACCAGTTTCACCTCATACAGCTAAATGTCCAATCAGACAAGTTACACGTTAATTCAATCATCAACTGGGTCAAGTAAATATCACAGAAAGGCGTATCCCTTGTTTAATTACCAGCTTCCAAACAGCAGGAAGTAAAATGAGCAAAGAACACAGCGTCCAGCACGGCCTTGAGTTATGACTCATGTGCTCTCACATAAGCCTGGGCCTAAAGctcaatatacagtatattgataTACTATGCATTGTATAAGCACAGTAAGGAGGTAAAACACATAATCGATTAACCtcagatttgtcaaatgttttgctgtATATTAAACATTTCATGAAGCAGCCACAATTTACAAAGAGGGTTCAACTATAAGTCCATGCTCAATTCCTTCTTTACTGTTAGCTATAtagcaggggtattcaactaaaatttaaagaggtccagttagagaaaatttcttgaagcaaaggtccggaagatcataatgtctaactatttagtgtgatatatatttaagttgCCTAGTAGttctatcaacatctgcatgtactaaataccaaactgtcaaatcaaatgaattcagtacgattcaaaaactttttgacaatatttattgtcacgtaacatagaactgaacatatatgtatgattgcagatatgtataatgttctctcattaactaaataaaagtagggctgcatttcaaaataagagaaaataaataaaatgggaaaattgtgcatgttcaaataaagagcttaacttcagaaaaataaaataaagggagcaaaagcttgaatttccctttttctgtttcacatcttgactcaaaagtctcaaccaattttacagataataaatctcaacatatcttaacaattgaacagttttagaatcactttgttcccctcttatatcccactcccccactttgttcgtctgtttctctccctttctccgtctcactcctgttcctctccactttctccgtctcactcctgtttctctccctttctccgtctcactcctgtttctctccactttctccgtctcactcctgtttctcaactttctccagctcactcctgtttctctccctttctccgtctcactcctgtttctctccactttctccgtctcactcctgtttctctccctttctccgtctcactcctgtttctctccctttcactcctgtttctctccactttctccgtctcactcctgtttctctccatttctccatctcactcctgtttctctccctttctccgtctcactcctgtttctctccactttctccctttcactcctgtttctctccactttctccgtctcactcctgtttctctccatttctccatctcactcctgtttctcaactttctccagctcactcctgtttctctccctttctccgtctcactcctgtttctctccactttctccctttcactcctgtttctctccactttctccgtctcactcctgtttctctccatttctccatctcactcctgtttctcaactttctccagctcactcctgtttctctccctttctccgtctcactcctgtttctcaactttctccagctcactcctgtttctctcaactttctccgtctcactcctgtttctcaactttctcagtctcactcctgtttctctccctttctccgtctcactcctgtttctctccactttctccgtctcactcctgtttctctccctttctccgtctcactcctgtttctctccctttctccgtctcactcctgtttctctccactttctccctttcactcctgtttctctccactttctccgtctcactcctgtttctctccatttctccatctcactcctgtttctcaactttctccagctcactcctgtttctctccctttctccgtctcactcctgtttctcaactttctccagctcactcctgtttctctcaactttctccgtctcactcctgtttctcaactttctcagtctcactcctgtttctctccactttctccgtctcactcctgtttctctccctttctccgtctcactcctgtttctctccctttcactcctgtttctctccactttctccgtctcactcctgtttctctccctttctccgtctcactcctgtttctctccctttcactcctgtttctctccctttctccgtctcactcctgtttctctccactttctccgtctcactcctgtttctctccctttctccgtctcactcctgtttctctccctttcactcctgtttctctccactttctccgtctcactcctgtttctctccatttctccgtctcactcctgtttctctccctttctccgtctcactcctgtttctctccctttcactcctgtttctctccactttctccgtctcactcctgtttctctccatttctccatctcactcctgtttctcaactttctccagctcactcctgtttctctccctttctccgtctcactcctgtttctctccctttcactcctgtttctctccactttctccgtctcactcctgtttctctccatttctccgtctcactcctgtttctctccctttctccgtctcactcctgtttctctccctttcactcctgtttctctccactttctccgtctcactcctgtttctctccatttctccatctcactcctgtttctcaactttctccagctcactcctgtttctctccctttctccgtctcactcctgtttctctccactttctccgtctcactcctgtttctcaactttctccagctcactcctgtttctctccactttctccgtctcactcctgtttctcaactttctcagtctcactcctgtttctcaactttctccgtctcactcctctgtatctctccctttgttttctctacctgtatctctatctttctttttctttctaccgtcttttcatgtgtaacttgcctctaactctctcatctgtctgcactgtagagtcgcaatgtttaccgcttggaatgcacagacttgattggctgagtagtatcacgtgggatggcttaactcgcatgcaattggtctgtgcgtttctcatccgctaaaccactaccgtaaagactacaaaagctgcgctgATTATAAATAGCGCCCCGtaaggttttaaatcataaccttctgttttggctgtagatccgggtccgtacgggacggcttctgggtccggacccggaccgcggtccgcctgttagtgacctctgctctatagctttgattcaaagccacacatTGAATATactttgaaaattgttcctAGTTCAAGCTCATTGagttttccccccaaaaaaggggggggggggggggggggggggggggggggggggggggtggttataatatctttatttatatggcacttctcaaaacaaataaagtagtAGTACTTTCACACCTCTTTATCCAGGATACACACACAGGAACCCTGACATTTCATTGCACCTCACTTACctgtggtgctgatgctgctgctggtgctggtgctgcagTCTTCTCATCTGGAGGGGCTCGAACGGTCATCTTCAGAACAGCCTCATCCAACTGGATCTGGTGCGAGTCTTTCCTCAGCACATTTTTCTGGTCTGtgagtgaaggagaagaagaagatggactTATTGTTAAGAGGAGGTCACTTCACTTTTGTATTTCTCTAGTTTGAGTCCAGGCCTTAGACGGAGCCCACCCTGCTCGGTGCGGAAGCGCAGCCCCGCCGTCCTGCTGCCACTCTCGTAGTCCACCTCGCAGTCTCCGCCGCAGGACTTCTTGCTGTTGAAGTACTTCAGCAACTTCATTTTGATTTTCGgaaagttgttttcttccagctCGACGAGCAGCGGGTAAGAATACGCGTCGGACATGTCTGCTGTCCGGGCTGCTTCTGCCGCTGCGCCCCAGttactttctgttttgtttcttggGAAACGCAGCTGTTTTTCCCACATTGGGGCGAATCCgctttttactttcactttctgCCTCGTCCTCCTCGGAACCTTCCAGCAGAAagcaggtgagtgtgttttACTCCGTAAACTTCATCTTTTAACGTAGACATTAAAAACCAACGTTAAACGGACAGGTGTGTGGTCAGTTTGGTCTCGTGCGCTGCGTCAGGTCGCTCGCGCTGACAACAGGTCGAGGTGAGAGAAAATGGCGGATGAGTTCGCGTAGACACTTTCTCGAAGAAAGACGGAGACAACGATGCACCATTGAATGTCAACCAGTGAGTGAAGTTGTTCAACTTTAACCAACTGCAACGAGTCTAAACGCTGCCAATGCAACAGAGGATGAATGTGGACAGCAGCGAGACAACAGTAGGAATATTATGTTAGTATTTTAACTTCAaaccgtcccccccccccctggataGTTTCTTAACGTTGATTCTTGTTTACTTTTTTCAAAAAGTAAGTAACTTTCATGTACACTAAAGCAAAAAAACCCCCTgatctctgtctccctctaaTGGAGTGATagaaaacagcaaatgtttctAGGTGCAATTGGGTCACCCAGTTCAGGAAGTACAAAATAGTATATTTAAGTAAAAGTCAGTTGTTGTGGAAGATGGTCAGAGCTGGGTGGGGGGTTGAGACAAAGcctatataattatataatgttGAATGCAGCACAATATTCATGATTTTTGTATCATTTCAATTTTCTGCAGCATTGTATAACAGTTTCACAACAGTTTACACTAGAAAAGGCCAAAAAAGTGCTTGTCGGTCAAATTAATTCATGCTCATTATGAGCAGGACTCCCGGACACTAGATTTAATCTATATCAATGTGAGggaagaaaagtaaaataaaataatcagatatTCTTTGTCTAACCCACTATTTCCACCACTTAAATCCACAAtcctttctgtttgtgt encodes the following:
- the LOC117755277 gene encoding protein mono-ADP-ribosyltransferase PARP14-like: MWEKQLRFPRNKTESNWGAAAEAARTADMSDAYSYPLLVELEENNFPKIKMKLLKYFNSKKSCGGDCEVDYESGSRTAGLRFRTEQDQKNVLRKDSHQIQLDEAVLKMTVRAPPDEKTAAPAPAAASAPQKREVPSDNVNKKSEVQAEAKGRDDVAAEETLCSTSAVLGNVSEDMSLFILEMLVENIMKEPKSPSASFTLEIIHGISSVVVTFESGKESADFVARCPQNRMFTSKGLSVRPLEVTKQVAIEDTQKFEKDFLHLYFENAGEDVESVLLNEGEQFVVTFKDNQAAQKVVKEKHHIQQEEFRVYPFYSSLGAALYGKDRPSLKLPAAISEPTDNAVWRYLNDHKSALETIHSDLAKHFCNVKHGGSAVVLSPVPSILGQKDAKAIIKEWSSTVGSAFAQALSKFKSLKFQPDSEVLEECVENIGHMLQNKDVTLVHDKASGVLSVVGFVDDVNKLEQSLRKTINKIEGRVQREKAMKTDVIKVSPSIFHLLCQDGLQDKLIRLYPELKMSFTKDSPDLTVTGLRDEILEADKVIREAKYSLKRMNLEMDKSVLDLLRLEEQDELTKALLTSDGIDAAFEISAQRVELLAFSDRDLTKAEDHLKKLLMSQNISVEDCSVLKTLAWQDLVRQLQDANSKSCRRLQVLCTGKQVVVSGHKSNVMNVSSALENFLKQNAKVEESVDVKSNAIIEYIKKCKTSFLEQFKDKVTVSFRNEAICLNGSRVDVTNCKTLFENLVQSLIFESVNVTKPGVKKFFQDKETMYVTSLFGNTGCLVQLVDETSGGQNDLAQSQGPKPVYRLQTSDGVEIAVCKADLCSYPVDAVVNSSNQQLKHDGGLGAALLNAAGPQLQVECDKIINLRGQLKPGDCVITDAGGRLRCKKVIHAFGPVFDPSAPQKSHAQLKRAVKGSLELAERHGCITVALPTISRTQSFRLDLCALTIIKAVKEHCDEKYNDNTLKEIHLVNNDDAAVQAMERAVKSEFGNSGVTLQTASPRLTQARSTQSDPNCLGQVTTKEGLNITLTQGNIQDATTEVIVNTASEDLELNRGAVSNAILLAAGPNLQELINAQKARGHFGEVIVTDGCQLKSKKVFHAIAPPWDKGQGATEKILSAIFKNCLDKAEDAGLTSISLPAVGTGNLGFPRHLVASSMLSEISAFSMKKPKHLKEVVIVLYPGDAKTIQAFKDEFDKEFPSASGGPAPTRSPQKTVQQGPFSNVISSAGMHETKMGGVTIQVVTGDITNETSEVIVNSSNDSFSLKSGVSKAILEAAGQAVEGECQRLGALPNQGMIMTDPGNLRCKKILHVIGQTDPGKIRAVVKSALEMCVKKAYASVSLPAIGTGQGNVQSRQVADAIFDAVIDVLSQNTHGSLKTIRIVIFQAPMLNEFHSSMQPRAQSAASKPSDKDSGLWKKIKSFLVGGTADKPRKEEDFVIKPVAFDPACFHICGDTQAKVVSAKQWINDLITKDQNKNTIKGAAILSFSDADHQQIIDIQKTVGVSIRIEGKKDQVELTIEGFSNGVLKATAEIYTMIEKVKDDEDLKKYMVMVSTVADWQYQQQGLQYQSFDPMTNFQLEQAMQKKLTDVKVNIQGQDYTVTLPNGPATNRKGHTLQIKRIDKLKDAVPAHWDAMPPNTTCLAVPIHAGTPEYTEVLNLFQASCHRTVIKIERIQNTMLWKSLQVKKCDIEQRNGHSNNERRLFHGTTETIVNTINENGFNRAYAGKNAACYGNGTYFAVRADYSAQDTYSRPNLKGEKCMYLCQVLTGDYALGQRNMVVPPVKSNTSPQSYDSVVDNMANPSMFIIFHDVQAYPEYLITFK